Part of the Bacillus thermozeamaize genome is shown below.
AGGTGATTTGCGTCGTGCCCTTGACCTCCCTGGCCACCTTGGAAATCATCTCTTCCGTCAGCGTCATCATGTCGTGGTAATCGGTATAGGCGGCATACAACTCCAGCATCGTGAACTCCGGGTTGTGACGGGTAGAGATGCCTTCATTCCGGTATACCCTGCCGATTTCATACACTTTCTCCAGTCCGCCGACAATCAAACGCTTGAGATGCAGCTCAATGGCTATCCGCATATACAAGGTCATGTCCAGGGCGTTATGGTGCGTGATAAAGGGGCGCGCCGCCGCTCCTCCGGCAACGGTATGCATCGTCGGCGTCTCCACTTCCAAATAGCCTTGTTCATCCAGATACCTGCGAATGCCCTGAATCACCTTGCTGCGGATGAGAAACGTGTCCTTGACTTCAGGGTTGACAATCAGGTCGACGTATCGTTCCCGGTACCGCTGTTCAACATCTTTCAGCCCGTGATACTTGTCCGGAAGGGGCAGAAGCGATTTGGTCAAAAAAACCAAACGCCTGACCAGAACCGTCGTCTCACCGCGGTTGGTCTTGAAGAGCTCGCCTTCCACGCCGATCAGATCGCCGATATCCAACATCTGAAAAATGCGGTATTCCTGTTCCGACACCTCATCGGAGCGGACATAAATCTGCAGCCGGCCGGTCAGATCCTGGATATGGGCAAATCCAGCCTTGCCGTGCAGGCGCTTGGTCATCAGACGGCCGGCCATCCGCACCTGCACAGCCAGCTCCGCCAGCGCCTCCTTATCCAACTCGCCGTAAGCGTTGAGGATCTCCTGCGCATGATGCGTCGGCTGAAAGCGAACGCCGTAAGGGTCCACCCCCATCTCTCTGTATTGCTCCAGTTTCTGATGGCGCGATTGGATGATTTCGCTTTGCTCCAATATCTCTTGCGACATAATGATGCAGTCCCTTCTTCTTCAGTCCTTTACCGAATCTTGCCGATCACGTCCACGTCAACGTGTGATTCTATGTCAGCGTGTGATCTCTAAGATCTTGTACCGTATCACCCCGGCAGGCACCTGTACCTCGATGGTATCGCCAATCTTCTTCCCAAGCAAGGCCTGGCCAACCGGAGATTCATTGGAAATCCGGTTCTTCTCCGGATCCGACTCCGCCGAGCCGACGATGGTATACTCCACTTCCTCGTCAAACTCCAGATCCTGAAGGCGGACCTTGGAACCGATGCTCACCACATCCGTTGAAACATCCTCGTTTTGAATGACACGGGCATTACGCAGCATTTTTTCCAATGTGATGATCCGTCCCTCAATGAAGGCCTGTTCATTTTTGGCATCTTCGTATTCGGAATTTTCGCTGAGATCCCCATAGCCGATCGCCACCTTGATCCGTTCCGCCACCTCGGCCCGTTTGACGGATTTCAGATGTTCCAACTCTTCCTCTAACTTTTTCATGCCGTCAGGTGTCAACAGAATTTCTTTCTCAGCCACAGTACATTTCCCCTTTTATCGTATGTTTTTTCACTTCATTTTTCACGAAAAAAGATGCTTTATGTCAGGTGAGAGATTTGCCGAAAACCGCGTTGCATCGTGATTCGTGGTTGAATCGTTATTGTTGAATCGTTATTCATATACGTATTCATATACGCCTTATGAGAAAGTAATGCCTCTATTTGGTTGAATACCTGAAATCTTTCGTATCGTTAAAAGTCATATGTGTGGATATTATATTGAGGCAAACGGAGACTGTCAATAAACCGGGCTGCTTTGGCTCAGTTTTGCGCCATGGACGACCTGGCTGCCCAGCCGGCATCCTTGTACCTGACCACCCCTTCCCGGCCAAGAAAAGAAAGCGCCTCTCTAGCCGCCTGCCGGACCGGCTCGCACAGCCACGCCGCCAGATCCAACAGGGGAACGAGGACAAAGGGTCTTTCAAAAAGGCGCGGATGCGGGATGATCAGGCGGTGAGACCGCACCTTTTGCCCGCCGTACAACAGTATATCCAGGTCAAGCGTTCGCGGCCCCCACCGAATCGTCCGCTGCCGCCGGTGCAACTGTTCAACCTGTAACAGATAATCCAGCAAACGATCCGGGTCAAGGCCCGTTTCTACACAGACCACTGCATTGAGAAAAGGAGGTTGCGGGCGGTAGCCGACGGGTTCCGTTTCATACAGGGCGGAACATCCCAGAATGCGCAAAACGTTTTCTTTCGAGAGCATGCGTAACGCCGATCGCAGGTTCTCTTCCCGATCTCCCAGATTGGAACCCATCCCGATAAAAGCCTTTGTCAAAGACGTCCGCGGCTGTGTCAAAGAGCGGTTCAATCGGAGGCCTCCCTTGTAATTTCAACGCCAACATGCTGAAAATGACCGGGTATCGGCGGGGACGGCTTCATGATCCGCACCGTGACCTTGTGAATCCGGAATCGCTTGAGCAGCCGCGCCGCAGTCTCTTCCGCCAGCGATTCCAACAGTTGACGCGACGGCCCATGAAACACCCTGGCTACCTCATCATACACCTCAGCATAGTTCACTGTATCAGCCAGCCGGTCGCTTTGACCTGCCGGGTTGAGGTCAAGATACAGCCATACATCGACGACAAATCGCTGCCCGAGACGCCTTTCCTCTTCGTATACACCATGATACCCGTAAAAGGTCATGCCCTGAATCACGATTTTGTCCATCCCCGTCCCTCCGGCATCCCCACTTGACTGGCTCGGTCCTCACGACCGCAGCATGGCATCCATCATCCTGCATACGCGCACCATTTCCTTCACATCATGCACCCGGACAATCTGGCACCCCTTGGCAATGGCCAATGCCACGGTGGCCGCCGTGCCTTCCAACCGGTCATCCACAGGCAGCTGCAAGGTGTTGCCGATCATCGATTTGCGGGAAGTGCCAATGAGTACAGGATATCCCAATGCCACCAATTCATCCAGACGGCGCATCGTCTCCAGATTATGCTCCAAATGTTTGCCGAATCCGATCCCGGGATCCAATATGATCTGTTCTTCCTTGACTCCCGCTTGCTTGGCTATCTCAAGGGAGACGCGCAGATCCTGGATGATCTCGCCCATCACATCACGATAAGCGACCCGGTCGGCAGGCCGATTGTGCATCAGGATCACCGGCACGCCGGCCTCGGCAGCCACCCGAGCCATCGCCGGGTCGCGCCGAAAACCCCAGATGTCGTTGATCACATCGGCGCCGGCAGCAATGGCTCTGGTTGCGACTTCTGATTTATACGTGTCGATGGATATCGGAACGTCAAGACGCGCCTTCAGTTTTCGGATCACCGGTTCCACCCTTCTGATCTCTTCCTCAGCCGAGATCGGGGTATGTCCCGGACGGGTAGACTCTCCTCCGACATCAATCAGATCGGCGCCGTCATCCACCATGGCCTGGGCGTGTTCGACCGCTTTGTCGGGGTCGATCCATTTGCCTCCATCCGAAAAGGAATCAGGGGTCACGTTTAAAATGCCCATGACCAACGTTTTTTTTCCGCAGTCCAGCTCCCAGCCCTTCCCGCGAATCCGCTGCGCCCCGCGGCTGCGATCCAATCCCCGCAGCACCCATTCCAATTCTTCGGCCACTTTTTTCAGACCGAAGGGCTGCGCTTTCAGTTTCCTCGTCAGACGATCAAATTGCTTGCGGGTACCCATCAGAAGAAGATCAGACGTCTCCTTCGTCAACATGGAAACCTCTTTATGCAAAACCGCTTCGCCGCCCAGCGCAAGCATTTCCTGTTTGAGCACGTTGGCCGCTTTTAACGAAACCTGATGAACCTTAATATGTAAGAACTCTCCCTTTGGCATCATCAGACGGATTCCGGCATGATCCGCGCCCAACGCGAGCATTTCTTCTTCCA
Proteins encoded:
- a CDS encoding 2-amino-4-hydroxy-6-hydroxymethyldihydropteridine diphosphokinase, whose product is MGSNLGDREENLRSALRMLSKENVLRILGCSALYETEPVGYRPQPPFLNAVVCVETGLDPDRLLDYLLQVEQLHRRQRTIRWGPRTLDLDILLYGGQKVRSHRLIIPHPRLFERPFVLVPLLDLAAWLCEPVRQAAREALSFLGREGVVRYKDAGWAARSSMAQN
- a CDS encoding lysine--tRNA ligase, whose translation is MSQEILEQSEIIQSRHQKLEQYREMGVDPYGVRFQPTHHAQEILNAYGELDKEALAELAVQVRMAGRLMTKRLHGKAGFAHIQDLTGRLQIYVRSDEVSEQEYRIFQMLDIGDLIGVEGELFKTNRGETTVLVRRLVFLTKSLLPLPDKYHGLKDVEQRYRERYVDLIVNPEVKDTFLIRSKVIQGIRRYLDEQGYLEVETPTMHTVAGGAAARPFITHHNALDMTLYMRIAIELHLKRLIVGGLEKVYEIGRVYRNEGISTRHNPEFTMLELYAAYTDYHDMMTLTEEMISKVAREVKGTTQITYQGQQVELAPPWRRVSMVELIRETLSIDFTQPMSDEEARRLAVQHGLSVDDHMGFGHVVNLFFEEFVEDKLIQPTFVYGHPVEISPLAKKNPADPRFTERFELYIVGREHANAFSELNDPIEQRKRFEDQLKERARGNEEAHEMDEDFIRALEYGMPPTGGLGIGIDRLVMLLADAPSIRDVLLFPLMKERT
- a CDS encoding dihydropteroate synthase — encoded protein: MQFDHPARLEEEMLALGADHAGIRLMMPKGEFLHIKVHQVSLKAANVLKQEMLALGGEAVLHKEVSMLTKETSDLLLMGTRKQFDRLTRKLKAQPFGLKKVAEELEWVLRGLDRSRGAQRIRGKGWELDCGKKTLVMGILNVTPDSFSDGGKWIDPDKAVEHAQAMVDDGADLIDVGGESTRPGHTPISAEEEIRRVEPVIRKLKARLDVPISIDTYKSEVATRAIAAGADVINDIWGFRRDPAMARVAAEAGVPVILMHNRPADRVAYRDVMGEIIQDLRVSLEIAKQAGVKEEQIILDPGIGFGKHLEHNLETMRRLDELVALGYPVLIGTSRKSMIGNTLQLPVDDRLEGTAATVALAIAKGCQIVRVHDVKEMVRVCRMMDAMLRS
- a CDS encoding transcription elongation factor GreA, giving the protein MAEKEILLTPDGMKKLEEELEHLKSVKRAEVAERIKVAIGYGDLSENSEYEDAKNEQAFIEGRIITLEKMLRNARVIQNEDVSTDVVSIGSKVRLQDLEFDEEVEYTIVGSAESDPEKNRISNESPVGQALLGKKIGDTIEVQVPAGVIRYKILEITR
- a CDS encoding dihydroneopterin aldolase yields the protein MDKIVIQGMTFYGYHGVYEEERRLGQRFVVDVWLYLDLNPAGQSDRLADTVNYAEVYDEVARVFHGPSRQLLESLAEETAARLLKRFRIHKVTVRIMKPSPPIPGHFQHVGVEITREASD